A DNA window from Candidatus Saccharibacteria bacterium oral taxon 955 contains the following coding sequences:
- a CDS encoding anaerobic ribonucleoside-triphosphate reductase activating protein: MTIGGIQKFSTVDYPGYTVASIFTIGCNMRCGYCHNPELVLPEQYAGAIPEEEIFEFLEKRRGLLDGVAISGGEPTMQEDLPDFIRRCKKMGFLVKLDTNGTNPGVLRELLQENLVDFVAMDIKGPLEKYSQIAARPIDIDAIRESIDLIRTIPHEFRTTIVRGQLVPEDFESIGQLVHGADRFALQYFVPGTTVSPQFNKRESFTKQEMDQARDIMSRHVQECVVH, translated from the coding sequence ATGACAATCGGCGGTATTCAAAAGTTTAGTACAGTTGACTATCCGGGATATACAGTCGCGAGCATATTCACGATTGGATGCAATATGCGGTGCGGTTATTGTCATAACCCCGAACTGGTTTTGCCGGAGCAATACGCTGGCGCTATCCCCGAAGAAGAGATATTTGAGTTTCTCGAGAAGCGTCGTGGACTACTTGATGGCGTGGCGATCAGTGGTGGAGAGCCGACTATGCAGGAAGATCTACCTGATTTTATACGTCGATGCAAAAAAATGGGCTTTCTAGTCAAGCTTGATACAAACGGGACAAACCCTGGGGTGCTAAGAGAACTACTCCAGGAAAATCTGGTTGATTTTGTTGCAATGGATATAAAAGGCCCGCTCGAGAAGTACTCACAGATTGCAGCTCGGCCGATCGATATTGACGCAATTCGCGAAAGTATTGATCTAATCCGGACAATTCCGCATGAATTTCGTACAACAATTGTGCGGGGACAGCTCGTTCCTGAAGATTTTGAGTCAATTGGCCAGCTTGTGCACGGCGCTGATCGTTTTGCTTTGCAGTATTTTGTGCCTGGGACGACGGTTAGTCCACAGTTTAACAAACGCGAATCATTTACAAAACAAGAGATGGATCAGGCTCGCGACATTATGAGCCGTCATGTCCAGGAATGTGTGGTGCACTAA
- a CDS encoding ribonucleoside triphosphate reductase, with product MYTYIKKRDGRRVAFRQAKIMSAIERAGLETGEFGEVVADKLAEKVVARATKEISEKVPTVEQIQDIVEEILLESRYKKTAKAYIIYRDQHKKLREIASGAHVDLVDQYLAKLDWRVNENSNMDYSLQGLNNYISSEVSKTYWLNKIYSPEIGKLHRSGDMHIHDLNLVSVYCVGWDLQDVLRSGFTGVTNKISSRPAKHFRTALGQVVNFFYTLQGEAAGAQAFSNFDTLLAPFIAYDKLSYKEVKQALQEFVFNVNVPTRVGFQTPFTNITLDLECPSYMAGQPVIIGGELADTNYGDHQDEMNIFNKALLEVLCEGDASGRVFTFPIPTYNITQDFNWDNPVIEKLWEASAKYGIPYFSNFVNSDMNPEDARSMCCRLRIDNRQLEYRGGGLFGSNPMTGSVGVVTINLPRLALKSKDEAEFRKGLDHLMEKAKESLEVKRKTLERLTDMNLYPYTKYYLRDIKKRFGVYWKNHFSTIGLIGMNEASENLLGVNIGSTQGREFAERTLDYMRDRLVEFQKETGNNYNLEATPAEGTTYRLAQIDKADFPETAHFANGIGRDVEHPFYTNSTHLPVNFTDDLFELLDLQDNLQTKYTGGTVIHFFLGERMADPKTLKGLVKKICDNYHLPYFTFSPSFSVCPNHGYINGEQSTCPNCESNCEIYSRVVGFLRPVEQWNNGKKAEFCMRKQYDKAGNK from the coding sequence ATGTACACATACATCAAGAAACGAGACGGACGAAGGGTTGCATTTCGCCAGGCAAAAATTATGTCAGCGATTGAGCGCGCTGGTCTCGAGACTGGTGAATTTGGCGAAGTAGTAGCTGATAAGCTCGCCGAAAAGGTTGTCGCACGAGCTACAAAAGAGATCAGTGAAAAGGTTCCGACTGTTGAACAGATCCAGGATATAGTTGAAGAGATATTGCTTGAAAGTCGGTACAAGAAAACTGCCAAGGCTTATATTATCTATCGCGATCAACATAAAAAGCTTCGAGAGATTGCTAGCGGCGCGCATGTTGATCTGGTTGATCAGTATCTAGCGAAACTCGACTGGCGTGTCAACGAAAATAGCAACATGGACTATAGTCTCCAGGGTCTAAACAACTATATTTCGAGCGAGGTAAGCAAAACTTATTGGCTTAATAAGATTTACTCACCAGAGATTGGTAAGCTGCACCGAAGTGGTGATATGCATATCCATGACCTTAATCTCGTTAGTGTTTATTGTGTCGGCTGGGATCTGCAGGATGTGTTGCGATCGGGCTTTACTGGCGTTACGAATAAAATCTCTTCTCGACCAGCGAAACATTTTCGTACAGCTCTCGGCCAGGTGGTGAACTTCTTTTACACGCTTCAGGGCGAGGCGGCAGGTGCTCAAGCGTTTAGCAACTTCGACACGCTCCTCGCGCCATTTATCGCTTACGATAAGCTGAGCTACAAAGAAGTCAAGCAAGCTCTCCAAGAGTTTGTGTTTAACGTAAACGTTCCGACTCGTGTTGGATTCCAGACGCCATTTACTAATATTACACTTGATCTCGAGTGCCCAAGCTATATGGCGGGTCAGCCTGTAATAATTGGTGGTGAGCTGGCGGACACAAACTACGGTGATCACCAGGATGAGATGAATATCTTCAATAAAGCACTACTCGAGGTACTGTGTGAGGGTGATGCAAGCGGGCGCGTCTTTACTTTCCCAATTCCGACTTATAATATCACTCAGGACTTCAACTGGGATAATCCAGTTATCGAAAAGCTATGGGAGGCTAGTGCGAAATATGGTATTCCATACTTCTCAAATTTCGTAAATAGCGATATGAACCCAGAGGATGCTCGTAGCATGTGCTGTCGTTTGCGCATAGACAATCGCCAGCTTGAGTATCGTGGTGGTGGCTTGTTTGGGTCAAATCCGATGACAGGAAGTGTCGGTGTGGTAACGATCAACCTGCCTCGTTTGGCGCTCAAGAGTAAGGACGAGGCGGAGTTCCGCAAGGGCCTTGATCATCTGATGGAGAAGGCCAAGGAGTCCCTCGAGGTTAAGCGAAAGACACTAGAACGCTTGACGGACATGAATCTCTATCCTTATACAAAATACTACCTACGTGATATCAAAAAGCGCTTTGGAGTTTATTGGAAGAACCACTTCAGTACAATCGGTTTGATCGGTATGAATGAGGCTTCAGAGAATCTGCTGGGTGTAAATATCGGTTCAACTCAGGGTCGTGAATTTGCTGAGCGAACGCTTGATTACATGCGTGATCGCCTAGTTGAGTTCCAAAAAGAAACTGGCAATAACTACAATCTCGAGGCGACACCTGCCGAGGGTACGACTTACCGTTTGGCGCAGATTGATAAGGCTGATTTTCCAGAGACAGCACATTTTGCAAACGGTATCGGTCGTGATGTTGAGCATCCGTTTTATACAAACTCGACACACCTACCTGTTAACTTTACAGATGACCTGTTTGAGCTACTTGATTTGCAGGACAATCTCCAGACGAAATATACTGGTGGTACGGTGATCCACTTCTTCCTTGGTGAGCGCATGGCTGATCCGAAGACGCTCAAAGGCTTGGTCAAGAAAATCTGCGACAACTACCATTTACCTTACTTTACCTTCAGTCCGAGCTTTAGTGTTTGTCCAAATCACGGATATATCAATGGCGAACAGTCGACTTGTCCAAATTGTGAGTCGAACTGTGAGATATACTCGCGTGTGGTTGGGTTCTTGCGTCCAGTTGAGCAGTGGAACAATGGTAAAAAAGCAGAGTTTTGTATGCGTAAGCAGTACGACAAGGCGGGGAACAAATAG
- the hisS gene encoding histidine--tRNA ligase — MKVNITTPRTPSGFNEYLPAEQIEFNRLLDIVRNTYEKYGFTPLDTPVLELSEVLLAKGGGETEKQVYRFERGRNDLTMRYDLTVPLARYVAKHEGVLAFPFRRYQIGKVYRAERAQAGRFREFYQCDIDVIGSNSPIVDAEFPAIINDIFDQFGFGEFTIRINNRLVLNGFFEGIGLEDVSVEVLRAIDKMEKITREELVAEFESIGLSKKQIDQVIEFTEIAGTNDEILGKLAGLGVKSEVFSDGVAKLGALVAALRAMSVPEKRFQIDLRIARGLDYYTGTVYETVLNDLPGVGSVCSGGRYDDLAGYYTKTRLTGVGISIGLSRLFYKLCEVGVIKTTRQSLANVIVLPLDSEQVSYALEVASELRTTGLPVILYTETVSIKKKMKYADRMGCRYAVVIGEDEAIKRVLNVKDMTTGESSIVSVEELVWLLKR; from the coding sequence ATGAAAGTGAATATTACGACGCCACGAACTCCTAGCGGGTTCAACGAATATCTACCAGCCGAGCAGATTGAGTTTAATCGACTTCTTGATATTGTTCGAAATACATATGAAAAATACGGGTTTACGCCACTTGATACGCCAGTGCTTGAGCTCTCGGAGGTCCTACTTGCAAAGGGTGGCGGAGAGACAGAAAAGCAGGTGTATAGATTTGAGCGTGGTCGCAATGACTTGACGATGCGTTACGACCTGACTGTTCCTCTGGCACGTTATGTCGCCAAGCATGAGGGGGTGTTAGCATTTCCGTTTCGGCGCTACCAAATTGGCAAGGTCTATCGCGCCGAGCGGGCGCAGGCGGGGCGTTTTCGCGAGTTTTATCAGTGTGACATAGATGTGATCGGTAGTAATAGTCCGATTGTAGATGCTGAGTTCCCAGCGATTATCAACGATATATTTGATCAGTTCGGTTTTGGTGAGTTTACGATCCGAATTAACAACCGCCTAGTGCTTAATGGTTTTTTTGAAGGAATCGGGCTGGAGGACGTATCGGTCGAGGTGCTGCGTGCTATCGACAAGATGGAAAAAATTACTCGAGAAGAGCTAGTTGCTGAATTTGAGTCGATTGGACTTAGCAAAAAGCAAATTGACCAAGTAATTGAATTTACCGAGATTGCTGGCACGAACGACGAGATACTCGGTAAGCTTGCTGGTTTGGGTGTAAAGTCTGAGGTGTTTAGCGATGGTGTTGCTAAACTTGGTGCTCTTGTTGCGGCTTTACGCGCGATGAGTGTACCAGAAAAAAGATTTCAGATTGACCTGAGAATTGCACGCGGACTCGACTACTACACGGGTACAGTGTACGAAACAGTTCTCAATGATTTGCCAGGGGTGGGTAGTGTGTGTTCGGGCGGTCGATATGACGACTTGGCGGGATACTACACCAAGACGAGGCTGACGGGGGTTGGTATATCGATTGGTTTGTCGCGGTTATTTTATAAGTTATGTGAGGTGGGTGTCATAAAGACGACAAGACAGAGCCTAGCTAATGTCATTGTTTTGCCTCTCGATAGCGAGCAGGTTTCGTATGCGCTTGAGGTGGCCTCTGAACTACGTACGACGGGTCTGCCAGTGATCCTATATACAGAAACGGTGTCTATAAAGAAAAAGATGAAGTATGCTGATCGTATGGGGTGTCGATATGCTGTAGTAATAGGCGAAGATGAGGCGATAAAGAGAGTGCTGAACGTGAAGGATATGACGACGGGTGAATCGAGTATTGTGTCGGTTGAAGAGCTAGTCTGGTTGTTAAAAAGATAA
- a CDS encoding TrpR YerC/YecD, translating into MENVSDIWNEALPSRFARELCAISNEELMRAFLRDVMTERELREVGARLRAAEMLRAGATYTQIVAETKLSSRTVARISEWLKGGAGGYASVLDRAHTKPAQVD; encoded by the coding sequence ATGGAAAACGTAAGTGATATTTGGAATGAGGCGCTACCGAGTCGTTTTGCTCGAGAGTTGTGTGCGATTTCTAATGAGGAATTGATGCGGGCGTTTCTTCGTGATGTCATGACTGAACGTGAGCTAAGAGAGGTGGGCGCTCGGTTACGTGCGGCTGAGATGCTACGAGCGGGGGCGACATATACACAGATTGTTGCTGAGACCAAGTTATCGAGTCGTACGGTCGCACGAATCAGTGAGTGGCTCAAGGGCGGTGCTGGCGGTTACGCTTCGGTGCTTGATCGCGCCCATACCAAGCCAGCGCAGGTTGACTAG
- the trmD gene encoding tRNA (guanosine(37)-N1)-methyltransferase TrmD yields the protein MKKFQVITLFPEMFTGVFGNSMMWKAQKDGRVELSTIDLREFGLGSRRTVDDTPYGGGDGMLLMVEPLWKAVMKAKECDPTAKVLIMTPRGSRWKQAMAQKYSETDHGYIFICGRYEGYDERIMALVDQEISVGDYVLTGGELPAMTVIDSIVRLIPGVLGGAESATIESFSDGETLEFPQYTRPAEWQGMRVPDVLLSGHHGEVAKWRAEHSKKAERP from the coding sequence ATGAAAAAATTCCAGGTTATTACGCTATTTCCAGAGATGTTTACGGGGGTATTTGGCAATTCTATGATGTGGAAAGCGCAGAAAGACGGGCGCGTTGAATTATCAACCATAGATCTAAGAGAATTTGGTCTGGGCTCACGGCGGACAGTAGATGATACGCCATATGGCGGTGGAGATGGTATGTTGCTGATGGTGGAGCCACTGTGGAAGGCGGTCATGAAGGCAAAGGAGTGTGATCCTACGGCAAAAGTATTGATTATGACGCCTCGAGGAAGTCGCTGGAAGCAGGCGATGGCCCAGAAGTACAGCGAAACGGATCATGGGTATATTTTTATTTGTGGTCGATATGAGGGCTATGATGAGCGAATTATGGCACTAGTTGATCAGGAGATCAGCGTCGGCGACTATGTATTAACGGGTGGCGAATTACCAGCGATGACAGTGATCGATAGTATTGTACGTTTAATTCCAGGGGTACTTGGCGGTGCAGAGAGCGCTACTATTGAGAGTTTTTCTGATGGTGAAACTCTAGAGTTTCCTCAGTATACGAGACCTGCCGAGTGGCAGGGGATGCGAGTGCCAGATGTTCTTTTGAGCGGTCATCACGGTGAAGTTGCCAAATGGCGCGCTGAACATAGCAAAAAAGCTGAGCGTCCCTAA